In Rutidosis leptorrhynchoides isolate AG116_Rl617_1_P2 chromosome 2, CSIRO_AGI_Rlap_v1, whole genome shotgun sequence, one genomic interval encodes:
- the LOC139889936 gene encoding uncharacterized protein, giving the protein MGLYINSTKCLVSDRWQNLNWVWQWRRGVRGGAEADQLTSLCNLLENVSCTDKVDKWVWSLTSDNVFSVSSLRHILDSSMDVSRHTYWNKVIPSKVLIFYWRLLLNRLPHKKNLQARNVYCSTFSCSDCGFFLEDSNHIFFHCQSASQVWSFVASWTGISLPRWSNGLELRNWLASASPDPKVTLVLHCICIASLWSIWRLRNDIVFSSGLFKKSHLLDYIVVNAFDWLSSRSKLFKIDWNVWLQFPLNIL; this is encoded by the coding sequence atgGGGTTGTACATTAATAGTACAAAATGCTTGGTTTCTGATAGATGGCAGAACCTTAATTGGGTTTGGCAATGGCGAAGAGGTGTTCGTGGTGGGGCAGAAGCTGATCAACTCACTTCTCTTTGCAACTTATTGGAGAATGTTTCATGTACGGATAAGGTGGACAAGTGGGTTTGGTCTCTTACTTCTGATAATGTGTTTTCGGTTAGCTCTCTTCGGCATATTTTAGATAGCTCTATGGACGTCTCCCGACACACGTACTGGAATAAAGTGATCCCTTCTAAAGTCCTTATTTTTTATTGGCGCCTTTTGCTTAATAGATTGCCCCATAAGAAGAATTTGCAGGCCCGAAATGTGTATTGTTCTACTTTCTCGTGCTCTGATTGCGGATTTTTCTTGGAGGATTCGAACCATATTTTCTTCCATTGTCAGTCTGCTTCTCAAGTGTGGAGTTTTGTTGCTTCATGGACCGGTATTTCCCTGCCTAGGTGGTCAAATGGGTTGGAGCTTCGGAATTGGCTAGCTTCGGCCTCCCCAGACCCAAAAGTTACGCTTGTTTTACACTGCATCTGCATCGCATCTCTCTGGTCTATTTGGAGGCTCAGGAACGATATTGTCTTCAGCTCCGGTTTGTTCAAGAAGAGCCATCTTTTAGACTACATTGTTGTTAATGCTTTTGATTGGTTATCCTCTAGATCTAAGTTATTTAAGATCGATTGGAATGTTTGGCTTCAATTTCCTTTGAACATTTTGTAA